The proteins below come from a single Oncorhynchus clarkii lewisi isolate Uvic-CL-2024 unplaced genomic scaffold, UVic_Ocla_1.0 unplaced_contig_8070_pilon_pilon, whole genome shotgun sequence genomic window:
- the LOC139399019 gene encoding otospiralin-like, producing MPRLCVSMLLWVVLLGLLSLIGAEETAGEEGKAADLGREKRSMPNWALTSSDFFGWVEALREYAGYEKIEDLSRTFWAHFPSASRLGYELSDPDEE from the exons ATGCCTCGTCTTTGTGTCTCAATGCTGCTCTGGGTCGTCCTGCTGGGTCTCCTCTCTCTAATAG GGGCTGAGGAAACAGCAGGAGAAGAAGGCAAAG CAGCAGATTTGGGGCGTGAGAAGCGCAGCATGCCCAACTGGGCTCTGACCTCCTCTGACTTCTTCGGCTGGGTGGAGGCTCTGCGCGAGTACGCTGGTTATGAGAAGATTGAAGACCTGTCCAGAACCTTCTGGGCACACTTCCCCTCCGCCAGCCGCCTGGGCTATGAGCTGTCCGACCCTGACGAGGAGTGA